One region of Marivirga arenosa genomic DNA includes:
- a CDS encoding choice-of-anchor Q domain-containing protein yields the protein MPAKWTKRINKAVFIAICSFCILTFSFCSYEPEPTSEAINLTFSTDTLQFDTLFAERLSITKRLKIINPSNKAINISSIGLRNQTDDFQLTLNGRTGSTFSDQLLLPKDSLLLLVSANIDQSDENNPFVIRDYLEVVNQENSQSVVFEAWGQNANYLSDSTLTCNSRWTNEKPYVLSGTILLDSACILNIEAGTKIYSATETFLVIDGTIQVEGTADSSVLFTNDRLDEPFASSAGQWGGIVFLGNSTNNYFKYTSIKNALFGLNLNVFNPDNEADVYMENCFVGNMAISSVISLNSDFAATNSVFYNTASSTVSHTGGGSAYYTHCTIANYFNTAREDPAALFSDLAVDNNENQILAPLEVQLLNTIIYGRIADEIQFFEQNPGNLKLSFSHNLVRSGIEGLDNNSIQNQDPEFVEPNNDDFRLTPISPAIGAALDTEINQDVIGTKRDDAPDIGAYEFIEE from the coding sequence ATGCCAGCAAAATGGACGAAACGGATCAATAAGGCCGTTTTCATAGCGATTTGTAGTTTTTGTATCCTCACTTTTTCTTTCTGTTCCTATGAACCAGAACCAACATCTGAGGCAATAAACTTAACTTTTTCTACTGATACACTTCAATTTGATACTTTATTTGCTGAACGTTTGAGTATTACCAAGCGTCTAAAAATAATTAATCCTTCAAATAAGGCTATTAATATTTCTTCAATTGGATTAAGAAATCAAACAGACGATTTTCAATTGACATTGAATGGTAGAACCGGTTCAACTTTTTCAGATCAACTATTATTACCAAAAGATAGCTTATTACTATTAGTGTCCGCAAATATTGATCAAAGTGATGAGAATAATCCATTTGTGATAAGAGATTATCTGGAAGTAGTCAATCAAGAAAATAGTCAATCTGTAGTATTTGAGGCCTGGGGTCAGAATGCAAATTATTTAAGTGACAGCACCTTAACTTGTAATAGCCGATGGACTAATGAAAAGCCCTATGTTTTATCGGGCACTATCCTACTTGATTCTGCCTGCATTTTAAATATTGAAGCAGGCACTAAAATTTACAGTGCAACTGAAACCTTTCTAGTTATTGATGGAACCATTCAAGTTGAAGGAACAGCTGATTCCAGTGTATTATTCACTAATGACAGATTAGATGAACCTTTTGCAAGTTCCGCAGGACAATGGGGAGGCATTGTGTTTTTAGGAAATAGCACTAATAATTATTTCAAATACACTAGCATTAAAAACGCACTTTTTGGATTGAACTTAAATGTATTCAATCCTGATAATGAAGCGGATGTTTATATGGAGAATTGTTTTGTTGGTAATATGGCCATTTCATCTGTAATCTCACTTAATAGCGATTTTGCAGCTACTAATTCCGTTTTTTATAATACCGCATCAAGCACTGTATCGCATACTGGGGGAGGCAGCGCATATTATACGCATTGCACCATTGCAAACTACTTCAATACTGCAAGGGAAGATCCTGCTGCTTTATTTTCTGATTTAGCTGTGGATAATAATGAAAACCAGATTTTAGCTCCTTTGGAAGTACAACTTTTGAATACTATTATCTATGGCAGAATAGCAGATGAAATTCAGTTTTTTGAGCAAAACCCAGGCAACTTAAAATTGTCCTTTTCTCATAACTTGGTGCGTTCAGGCATTGAAGGATTAGATAATAATTCTATTCAAAATCAAGACCCGGAATTTGTTGAGCCTAATAATGACGATTTTCGTCTTACTCCAATTTCTCCAGCAATTGGCGCTGCATTAGATACTGAAATTAATCAAGATGTAATCGGCACAAAAAGGGATGATGCTCCTGACATAGGAGCTTATGAATTTATTGAAGAATAA
- a CDS encoding NAD(P)/FAD-dependent oxidoreductase, which produces MDKKKNQVIVVGGGLAGLISSICLQRTGIQACLIEKKQYPFHRVCGEYISKEVAPFLKRLNLYPEHLNPSELTHFNLSDIKGNVAKVDLPLGGFGVSRYAFDEFLYEKALECGVEIFTNTEVTDIQFKNDVFTVHLKTGNSLQAEFVINAYGKRSKLDKEFNRNFIKKRSPFMGVKYHAKVDFPKDVIGLYNFKGGYCGVSHVEGNTVNICYLTKRENLKKHKSIADMEKEFLFENPILKEIFEGSVFLFDKPEVINEISFEQKSTIENHMLMTGDTAGLITPLCGNGMAMAIHSGYLASCSIIKFYNSSENRRKKIETDYRKNWEKNFSNRLWVGRKTQNLFGNQFRSSLAIKFVKAFPLLAKKLIQQTHGEVF; this is translated from the coding sequence ATATCTTCTATATGTCTGCAAAGAACAGGAATTCAAGCATGTCTTATTGAAAAGAAGCAATATCCTTTTCATAGAGTGTGTGGAGAATATATTTCTAAAGAAGTAGCACCTTTCTTAAAACGATTAAATCTATATCCTGAGCATTTAAATCCTTCAGAATTAACACATTTCAATTTATCAGATATAAAAGGTAATGTGGCAAAAGTTGATTTACCATTGGGTGGATTTGGAGTTAGTAGATATGCTTTTGATGAATTTCTATATGAAAAGGCATTAGAATGTGGGGTAGAAATATTTACAAATACTGAAGTTACTGATATTCAATTCAAGAATGATGTATTTACGGTTCATCTGAAAACTGGTAATAGTTTACAGGCTGAGTTTGTGATTAATGCCTATGGTAAGAGATCAAAATTAGACAAAGAATTTAATCGAAACTTTATTAAAAAGCGCTCACCTTTTATGGGTGTTAAATATCATGCGAAGGTAGATTTTCCTAAAGATGTAATCGGTTTGTATAACTTTAAAGGGGGATATTGTGGTGTAAGTCATGTAGAAGGTAATACTGTGAACATTTGCTATTTAACCAAAAGAGAAAATCTTAAAAAGCACAAATCCATAGCGGATATGGAAAAAGAATTTCTTTTCGAAAACCCGATTTTAAAAGAAATTTTTGAGGGTTCAGTCTTTTTGTTTGATAAGCCAGAGGTAATCAATGAAATTTCTTTCGAACAAAAATCAACAATCGAAAACCATATGCTGATGACCGGAGATACTGCAGGATTAATCACTCCACTATGCGGCAACGGGATGGCCATGGCAATTCATAGCGGATATTTGGCAAGTTGTTCTATCATCAAATTTTATAATAGTAGTGAAAACAGAAGGAAAAAGATTGAAACTGATTATAGAAAAAATTGGGAAAAGAATTTTTCAAATCGGCTGTGGGTGGGTCGTAAAACTCAGAATCTTTTTGGTAATCAATTCAGATCTTCTTTGGCTATCAAGTTTGTAAAAGCATTTCCTCTTTTAGCTAAAAAGCTGATCCAACAAACTCATGGAGAAGTTTTTTGA
- the prfA gene encoding peptide chain release factor 1 — MLDRLERMKERFQEVGQLMVQPDAMSDMKKFTELSKEYAELEKVVQAYDAYTKVLDDIQQAKNILENEKEAEFRDMAKMELDELKPEQERLEDELKKMLIPKDPNDEKNAVLEIRAGTGGDEAAIFAGDLFKMYQRFCDKNGLNLTVLDLTFGTAGGYKEIISTVTGKNAYGTLKYESGVHRVQRVPQTETQGRVHTSAATVAVLPEIDDVEVEIDMNDVRKDTYCSSGPGGQSVNTTYSAVRLTHEPTGLVVTCQDQKSQIKNFEKALKVLRSRLYEIELAKQNEEVGAQRRSIVRSGDRSDKIRTYNYPQGRVTDHRINYTVHNLPNIMNGEIEDLVENLQIAENASKMDETDQ, encoded by the coding sequence ATGTTAGACAGACTTGAACGTATGAAGGAGCGCTTTCAGGAAGTAGGCCAATTAATGGTACAGCCTGATGCGATGTCGGATATGAAAAAATTTACTGAGCTCAGTAAAGAATATGCAGAATTAGAAAAAGTAGTACAAGCATATGATGCTTACACAAAAGTTCTAGATGACATTCAGCAAGCCAAAAACATTCTGGAAAACGAAAAAGAGGCTGAATTTAGGGATATGGCTAAAATGGAGCTGGATGAGTTAAAGCCAGAGCAAGAGCGATTGGAGGATGAGCTAAAGAAAATGTTGATTCCGAAAGACCCTAATGATGAAAAGAATGCCGTATTGGAAATTAGAGCAGGAACTGGTGGGGATGAAGCTGCTATTTTTGCAGGGGATTTATTTAAAATGTATCAGAGATTCTGCGACAAAAACGGATTGAATTTAACTGTGTTAGATTTAACTTTTGGGACCGCTGGGGGCTATAAAGAAATCATCAGTACCGTGACCGGTAAAAATGCTTACGGTACTTTAAAATACGAATCTGGAGTTCATAGGGTACAAAGAGTGCCTCAAACCGAAACGCAAGGAAGAGTTCATACCTCTGCCGCAACAGTTGCCGTTCTTCCTGAAATAGATGATGTAGAAGTAGAAATCGATATGAATGATGTTCGTAAGGATACTTACTGTTCATCAGGACCTGGAGGTCAATCTGTAAACACTACTTATTCAGCAGTACGATTAACCCATGAACCCACTGGATTGGTCGTTACTTGTCAGGATCAAAAGTCACAGATTAAAAACTTTGAAAAAGCACTAAAGGTATTGCGTTCTCGTTTGTATGAAATTGAGCTTGCTAAACAAAATGAAGAAGTAGGAGCCCAAAGAAGAAGTATAGTAAGAAGTGGAGACCGTTCTGATAAAATAAGAACTTACAATTATCCTCAAGGAAGGGTAACTGACCATAGAATTAACTATACAGTTCACAACTTACCTAATATTATGAATGGTGAAATTGAAGACCTTGTCGAAAATTTACAAATTGCCGAAAATGCCAGCAAAATGGACGAAACGGATCAATAA
- a CDS encoding glycoside hydrolase family 97 protein, translating to MKKLIILLFLILPAISWAQELKSPNENFNLKFSIEDGKPTYQLELDGLQIVKPSSLGLELVDDEDLISGFEIVETKNSSYDNTWEPVWGESSKIRNHYNELLVSLKQSETNRLMNIRFRLFNDGLGFRYEFPQQDNFTYFVVKEEKTQFAMTGDHKAWWIAGDYDTQEYDYTTSKLSEIRRLMEKAVTPNVSQYAFSETGVQTALMMKSDDGIYINLHEAALVGYSAMHLELDDENMVFTSHLTPDAIGNKAYMQAPTHTPWRTVIASKNAGDILLSNITLNLNEPLAYEDVSWIKPVKYVGVWWEMITGKSSWAYADLPGVKLGETDYSKAQPNGRHGATTEHVKEYIDFAAEHGFDQILVEGWNQGWEDWFDKSKDYVFDFLTPYPDFDVVELRDYAKSKGVRIMMHHETSGAIRNYERHMDKAYQFMIDNNYNAVKSGYVGDIIPRGEHHYGQWAVNHYLYAVKKAGEYGVMVNAHEAVRPTGLRRTYPNLLANESARGTEYEAFGGNNVDHTTILPFTRQIGGPMDYTPGIFETDISKLNPNNGSRVRTTIARQLALYVTMYSPLQMAADLPEHYNQHLDAFQFIKDVPVDWSESLVLEAEPGDFITYARKDKNSSNWFVGRTNDEESRTSNIKFDFLEKGKSYIATVYKDAENAHWEKNPKAYEIEKYSVNNKSDISIDCAPGGGYAISIMEVDKSDLKGLEKL from the coding sequence ATGAAAAAATTAATTATTCTACTTTTCTTGATTTTGCCTGCAATATCTTGGGCTCAAGAATTGAAATCACCCAATGAAAATTTCAATTTGAAATTTAGTATTGAGGATGGTAAGCCTACTTACCAACTCGAGTTAGACGGACTGCAAATTGTTAAACCAAGTTCCTTAGGATTAGAATTAGTAGATGATGAAGATCTTATTTCAGGATTTGAAATTGTAGAAACTAAAAACTCAAGCTATGATAATACTTGGGAGCCAGTTTGGGGGGAATCATCAAAAATCCGAAATCATTATAACGAGTTATTAGTCTCTTTAAAACAATCAGAAACTAATCGATTGATGAATATCAGATTTAGGTTATTCAATGATGGTTTAGGCTTCAGATATGAATTTCCCCAGCAAGATAACTTCACCTACTTTGTGGTTAAAGAAGAAAAAACCCAGTTTGCCATGACGGGTGATCATAAAGCTTGGTGGATTGCAGGTGACTATGATACGCAAGAATACGACTATACTACCTCAAAATTATCTGAAATTAGAAGGTTAATGGAAAAAGCAGTTACTCCAAATGTTTCACAATATGCTTTTTCAGAAACGGGTGTTCAAACTGCTCTCATGATGAAATCTGATGATGGTATTTACATTAATCTACACGAGGCAGCATTGGTGGGGTATTCCGCTATGCATTTAGAATTAGATGATGAAAATATGGTTTTCACTTCTCATTTGACACCAGATGCGATCGGTAACAAAGCGTATATGCAAGCCCCAACTCATACGCCTTGGAGAACTGTGATTGCCTCAAAAAATGCTGGTGATATACTACTTTCTAATATCACTTTAAATTTAAACGAACCTCTTGCTTATGAAGATGTAAGCTGGATTAAGCCAGTAAAATACGTTGGAGTTTGGTGGGAAATGATCACAGGAAAAAGTTCGTGGGCATATGCGGATTTGCCAGGTGTAAAATTAGGCGAAACAGACTATTCGAAAGCTCAACCTAACGGTAGACACGGAGCTACAACTGAGCATGTAAAAGAATACATTGATTTTGCCGCAGAACATGGTTTCGACCAGATTTTAGTGGAAGGATGGAATCAAGGTTGGGAAGATTGGTTTGATAAATCGAAAGATTACGTATTTGACTTCTTAACCCCATATCCTGATTTTGATGTAGTAGAATTAAGAGATTACGCTAAGTCTAAAGGCGTGAGAATCATGATGCATCATGAAACTTCTGGAGCTATCAGAAATTATGAACGCCATATGGATAAAGCCTATCAATTTATGATAGACAATAATTACAATGCGGTTAAAAGCGGATATGTAGGTGATATTATCCCTAGAGGAGAGCATCATTATGGACAATGGGCAGTAAATCATTATTTATATGCGGTAAAAAAAGCAGGAGAATATGGTGTGATGGTGAATGCGCATGAAGCGGTTCGTCCAACCGGTTTAAGAAGAACATATCCTAATTTATTAGCAAATGAATCTGCAAGAGGTACAGAATATGAAGCATTTGGAGGGAATAATGTAGATCACACCACTATTTTGCCTTTTACACGCCAAATTGGAGGACCAATGGATTATACTCCAGGTATTTTTGAAACGGATATTAGCAAGTTGAATCCCAATAATGGTTCAAGAGTCAGAACTACCATCGCGCGCCAATTGGCACTATATGTTACCATGTATAGTCCACTTCAAATGGCTGCAGATTTACCAGAACATTATAATCAACATCTTGATGCTTTTCAGTTTATAAAAGATGTTCCGGTTGATTGGTCAGAATCTCTAGTATTGGAAGCAGAGCCAGGAGATTTTATCACCTATGCACGTAAGGATAAAAACAGTAGCAATTGGTTTGTGGGAAGAACAAATGATGAAGAAAGCAGAACTTCAAATATTAAATTTGATTTCTTGGAGAAAGGAAAAAGCTATATAGCCACTGTTTATAAAGATGCTGAAAATGCGCATTGGGAGAAGAACCCTAAAGCGTATGAAATTGAAAAATATAGTGTGAATAATAAATCTGATATTTCAATTGATTGTGCTCCAGGTGGAGGTTATGCCATTAGCATCATGGAAGTAGATAAATCAGATTTAAAGGGATTAGAAAAATTATAA